In the Malassezia vespertilionis chromosome 3, complete sequence genome, one interval contains:
- a CDS encoding uncharacterized protein (EggNog:ENOG503NYUX; COG:S), with protein MHAPLSEPELSTDESAASDDSECDRTHKAHSNAFRSFIALEASETPWQLQLAELARTARTERMQTQRIVYGDADSTAHEAMRAALFRSIPDANVDKSAYTNLPSAYTDSPSNSTVGSMSTTGTVTPRAPQERSRANSTSYSTSQARAGASAKEVAVQQVTQTTVEKPFASSPLSPKQAPAEPTPKPQKSNAHLPDIAPLRNTSNATKRSRTNMRSSRSQERFGPRGAQGSKAPISRTQVFQMLTMTQSNQDNKMSKTKPDPKKKKNPIVFVTGGEELGSDEEEVLETAELQDKQRAAPKAAAEADDDAWSSDDAAEEEEERQRQAERVNAQQKRKEEEERERLDMFKKRPIRSASLADLPLVNKTKEPPVDAKPLADVALGNTRGLLSTIFHPPREKDAPTYNTNSGAPRSRVGNKNNTRAGKTISFTDLPQRSMSSIDNTRNTSTPSLIANTLTSQRRASTTNVAMERSKSAIALPLLNVTSLRSSTHVRALELQRNASGASLNRGASSDSGSLCAESREQVLGQASSDLQAPPMMSSRSTGARARLSALAKGHLLDAEKASDNKLVTLVRSYSAAGMMLQGQEGKNVKYRRQRSSSPPVRLNRGDSPDEGPFLELLVDQNSTEVDFSRLRNVPQTTDDVPTPDGHTLSKHATSMIQLPAQKTDIVPALSPRTARNNMICDELSESVRENLLWEKQSRARFFGKDMPTSTATKGTNSPKPRAGSSRRTVSGSNAETTTGLRRSLEDESFHHKGW; from the coding sequence ATGCACGCCCCCCTTTCGGAGCCTGAGCTTTCCACGGACGAGTCTGCTGCGAGCGACGACAGCGAATGCGACCGCACACACAAAGCACACTCCAACGCTTTCCGCTCGTTTATTGCTTTAGAGGCATCAGAAACGCCGTGGCAATTGCAATTAGCCgagcttgcacgcacggcgcgcaccGAGCGTATGCAAACGCAGCGTATTGTGTATGGTGATGCCGACTCGACTGCGCACGAGGCGatgcgtgccgcgctcttcCGCAGTATCCCCGACGCGAACGTCGACAAGAGTGCTTATACGAATTTGCCGAGTGCCTATACGGACTCGCCGAGCAACTCGACGGTCGGGTCCATGTCCACCACGGGCACTGTtacgcctcgcgcgccgcaggagCGTTCCCGCGCCAACTCGACGTCGTACTCCACTtcccaagcgcgcgccggtgcCTCGGCCAAAGAGGTTGCCGTACAGCAGGTGACACAAACGACTGTTGAGAAGCCATTTGCTTCCTCACCTCTTAGTCCCAAGCAAGCGCCAGCCGAACCGACGCCCAAGCCCCAAAAAAGCAATGCACATCTCCCCGACATTGCGCCTTTGCGCAACACATCCAACGCCACGAAACGCAGCCGTACGAACATGCGCTCTTCTCGCAGTCAAGAACGTTTTGGACCgcgtggagcgcaaggAAGCAAAGCGCCCATTTCTCGCACCCAAGTGTTTCAGATGCTCACCATGACGCAGTCCAACCAAGACAACAAAATGTCAAAAACGAAACCCGACCCCAAAAAGAAAAAGAACCCCATTGTATTTGTGACCGGTGGCGAAGAGCTTGGTTccgacgaagaagaagtCTTAGAAACAGCCGAGCTTCAAGACAAGCAACGAGCTGCGCCCAAGGCAGCGGCAGAAGCAGACGACGATGCATGGTCCAGCGATGATGCCgccgaggaggaggaagagcgACAACGGCAAGCTGAACGTGTgaatgcgcagcaaaagcgcaaggaagaagaggagcgcgagcgtctAGATATGTTTAAAAAGCGGCCCATCCGCTCTGCAAGCCTTGCCGATCTTCCGCTCGTCAACAAAACCAAGGAGCCCCCTGTGGACGCGAAACCATTAGCCGATGTTGCCCTCGGCAACACCCGCGGACTTTTGTCGACCATCTTCCATCCCCCACGCGAAAAAGATGCACCGACATACAATACAAActctggcgcgccgcgctcgcgagTTGGTAATAAAAACAACACGCGCGCAGGCAAGACGATTAGCTTTACTGATCTCCCACAGCGCTCCATGAGCAGCATCGACAATACGCGCAATACCTCGACGCCATCTCTCATTGCCAACACCCTTACTtcccagcggcgtgccagCACAACCAATGTGGCGATGGAGCGAAGCAAGAGTGCAATTGCCCTCCCGCTCCTTAATGTCACGtccttgcgctcgtcgacgcatgtgcgtgcgcttgaaTTGCAACGCAATGCAAGCGGTGCGTCGCTCAATCGCGGTGCAAGTTCCGACTCTGGCTCGCTCTGCGCAGAGTCGCGCGAGCAAGTTTTGGGCCAGGCGTCCAGTGATTTGCAAGCACCCCCCATGATGAGTTCGAGAAGCACCGGCGCCCGTGCCCGCCTTTCTGCACTTGCTAAAGGGCATTTACTCGATGCTGAAAAAGCAAGCGACAACAAACTTGTTACCCTCGTCCGCTCATACAGCGCTGCTGGCATGATGCTGCAAGGGCAAGAAGGCAAGAATGTGAAATACAGGCGCCAGCGATCTTCCTCTCCTCCTGTACGCTTGAACCGCGGGGATTCCCCCGATGAAGGTCCGTTTCTGGAGCTTCTCGTCGACCAAAACAGCACCGAAGTCGACTTTTCCCGCCTCCGCAACGTGCCGCAAACTACCGACGACGTTCCGACGCCCGACGGGCACACTTTGTCAAAGCATGCCACATCCATGATTCAACTTCCAGCCCAGAAGACGGACATTGTGCCTGCCTTGTcgccacgcaccgcgcggaACAATATGATTTGCGACGAGCTCAGCGAAAGTGTGCGCGAGAATCTGTTGTGGGAAAAGCAAtcccgcgcgcgctttttcggCAAGGATATGCCTACCAGCACAGCAACCAAAGGCACGAATTCACCCAAGCCCCGCGCCGGTTCCTCAAGGCGCACCGTCTCGGGCAGCAATGCAGAGACAACTACGGGCCTGCGGCGATCCTTGGAAGACGAATCATTCCACCACAAGGGATGGTAG
- a CDS encoding uncharacterized protein (EggNog:ENOG503NZ2M; COG:P; TransMembrane:11 (i58-78o90-109i121-141o147-172i184-204o224-243i263-292o340-363i422-442o448-468i475-500o)), with protein MDAALPAHTAHRPLLGKSSRVGSWLMRTQHIENLRSLSRSLTPNSVSRDRSSRLSVPGILLGALVCILDSSSTGLLVFPTNGEIFGGLQAQSIAMFTWSTIICQLVFVLGGSNFSQSQGLMLIEVIPFLQHIANKLATIITEDRDTLLATVCTAYALSSLVLGGFFLVLGFFEMDRWIAYFPETVLVGALGAIGLSLFLSGFEVTQRSTFSWDLNYIRGLFTNLAMPVTVVALVLTVVLCICVRIKKQSGTRPNWQNSLRKRIVWDVCALFSNPFFTPTFFLLTGIVFWIAAIGRGVSTESLKNHHWVFVHVPPEEPLLDRMRFYEFWQLFNFRLVRWDAIRQCIVEIVVLVIIGAINLPIYYPALRDQLPNVPRNTTIQRELIGHGVTNLLSGLTGSLPNMIVMSNTLFFARAGGDRSESIVVLAVIVLFFVLSKLILPYIPVLCAAIMVFFIGIELMAEALVPTWATKSALEYLVIAGTIAACTALGFAQGVGVGIAATLAAHGFEQLADYEIRTCFVPLREFVQAQVLSARVYDRLKDDVRQRTLQIGVISLNGTAGYTTASKLKQAVYRVQFEKCSALVIDLTYAVRIDFAAAAAIAAERANAAEGVHHPPAFLLGVPRGSNRYGVLVRAGALPRDPNALDPLEAHAMLHHGLWPINEFSEVIGWISGQASVSHARLPRWARVNTGLRPASSSRRPSVDIPMECFGTNTPGTAAIDPTLPTVVKWRACMDQLCCAPMVSTQDDQSFVSSEKTLLSEDDLGNSSASLLGEKTLHPVWRDSFAPVLEEYGKISFHAPNTLLSSVSDPHPDIRIVVTGSLELRFVSIMEPATSSLNVSNPSGIVDRTPSDWLHSAYERSKKPRMRRRGLRTASPIATPSQPSVTISEQFSQGDVVGLSELNFAESPHGELVSAGQLDATTITIDFSAQDVRTVSSLALALNAYHSHNQFRNVRIQDLYRRALNQGEQHVW; from the coding sequence atggacgccgcgctcccGGCGCATACGGCGCACCGGCCACTGCTTGGGAAGAGCTCACGCGTAGGATCGTGGCTAATGCGAACGCAGCACATTGAAAATTTGCGgtccttgtcgcgctcgctcaCACCTAATTCTGTGAGTCGCGATCGGTCCTCGCGACTGTCGGTTCCTGGAATTTTACTTGGTGCATTGGTGTGCATTTTAGACTCCTCGTCCACTGGATTGCTTGTGTTTCCGACGAATGGCGAAATATTTGGGGGACTGCAGGCACAGAGCATTGCCATGTTTACATGGTCTACCATTATCTGCCAGCTGGTGTTTGTGTTGGGTGGGAGCAACTTTTCGCAATCGCAGGGCCTAATGCTGATCGAGGTGATCCCCTTTTTGCAACATATAGCCAACAAACTTGCTACAATAATCACGGAAGATCGCGATACGTTGCTTGCGACCGTATGCACAGCCTATGCGCTTTCTTCGTTGGTTTTGGGCGGCTTCTTTCTTGTGCTTGGCTTCTTTGAGATGGACCGCTGGATTGCCTATTTTCCCGAAACCGTGCTGGTTGGCGCACTTGGTGCCATTGGTCTGTCCCTGTTTTTGTCAGGGTTTGAAGTGACGCAGCGTTCAACGTTTTCGTGGGACTTGAACTACATTCGTGGCCTTTTTACCAACCTGGCCATGCCCGTGACGGTCGTCGCATTGGTCCTCACCGTTGTGCTCTGCATATGCGTACGCATCAAGAAACAAAGCGGTACGCGCCCAAACTGGCAAAattcgctgcgcaagcgcatcgtaTGGGACGTGTGTGCGCTGTTCAGCAACCCTTTCTTCACGCCCACTTTTTTTCTGCTGACCGGCATCGTATTTTGGATCGCTGCGATCGGGCGGGGCGTGTCTACAGAGAGCTTAAAAAATCATCACTGGGTGTTTGTGCATGTCCCGCCCGAAGAGCCACTCTTGGATAGGATGCGGTTCTACGAGTTTTGGCAGCTGTTCAACTTCCGTCTTGTGCGCTGGGATGCTATCCGACAATGCATTGTTGAAATCGTTGTCCTTGTCATTATCGGTGCCATCAACTTGCCGATTTACTACCCTGCACTTCGCGACCAGCTGCcaaatgtgccgcgcaacaccacgatccagcgcgaACTGATTGGACACGGCGTGACAAACCTACTTTCTGGACTCACTGGCTCATTGCCCAACATGATCGTCATGTCCAATACCTTATtttttgcgcgtgcaggcgGAGACAGATCCGAGTCGATTGTTGTTCTTGCGGTCATCGTTCTCTTCTTTGTCTTGTCCAAGCTTATTCTCCCGTACATCCCCGttctgtgcgccgcaatAATGGTGTTTTTTATCGGGATCGAGCTCATGGCGGAGGCGCTTGTCCCGACATGGGCAACAAAGTCCGCGCTGGAATATCTTGTCATTGCCGGCACTATTGCGGCATGTACCGCGCTAGGATTTGCCCAGGGCGTTGGCGTGGGCATTGCCGCAACATTGGCCGCGCATGGATTTGAGCAGTTGGCAGACTACGAGATTCGTACGTGCTTTGTACCACTGCGCGAATTCGTGCAAGCCCAGGTCTTGTCTGCGCGCGTGTATGACAGATTGAAAGACGACGTGCGCCAAAGGACGCTCCAAATCGGCGTCATTTCCTTGAACGGGACCGCGGGGTACACCACGGCGTCGAAATTGAAGCAGGCGGTGTACCGTGTGCAATTCGAAAAATGCAGTGCGCTGGTGATTGATTTGACGTATGCAGTGCGCATTGAttttgccgcggcggctgcgATTGCAGCAGAGCGTGCAAATGCCGCGGAGGGTGTGCACCATCCGCCTGCATTTTTGCTGGGGGTCCCTCGTGGTTCGAATCGGTACGGcgtgcttgtgcgtgcaggTGCACTTCCGCGCGATCCAAATGCACTGGACCCACTCGAAGCTCATGCGATGCTCCATCACGGACTATGGCCGATCAACGAATTTTCCGAGGTAATTGGGTGGATTTCCGGTCAGGCGTCGGTGAGCCATGCACGACTTCCGCGCTGGGCTCGCGTCAACACAGGGCTCAGACctgcgagcagctcgcgacGCCCATCGGTCGACATTCCAATGGAATGTTTTGGCACCAATACTCCCGGCACAGCAGCCATTGATCCGACGCTTCCCACCGTGGTGaaatggcgcgcatgtATGGACCAATTGTGCTGTGCGCCCATGGTGTCAACGCAGGACGACCAGTCTTTTGTCTCTTCTGAAAAGACGCTATTAAGCGAGGATGACTTGGGAAATAGTAGTGCATCTCTGCTTGGAGAAAAAACACTGCATCCTGTATGGCGTGATTCTTTTGCGCCCGTGCTAGAAGAATACGGCAAGATTTCCTTCCATGCGCCGAATACGCTGCTTTCTAGTGTAAGCGACCCACACCCAGACATTCGTATTGTCGTGACTGGATCCTTGGAACTGCGGTTTGTGTCGATTATGGAGCCTGCTACAAGCAGCTTGAACGTGTCCAATCCGTCGGGCATTGTCGATCGGACCCCGTCCGACTGGCTTCATTCCGCATATGAGCGCTCCAAGAAACCgcgcatgcggcggcgtgggcTGCGAACAGCGTCGCCTATTGCGACACCGAGTCAGCCCTCTGTCACCATATCCGAGCAATTCAGTCAAGGCGACGTTGTGGGCCTCTCAGAGCTTAACTTTGCAGAGTCTCCGCACGGCGAGCTTGTGAGTGCAGGGCAGTTGGATGCGACTACCATCACTATTGATTTTTCTGCACAGGATGTGCGCACAGTTTCCTCgttggcgctggcgcttAACGCGTACCACTCGCACAATCAATTCCGCAACGTGCGCATACAGGACTTATATCGCCGTGCCCTCAATCAAGGCGAACAGCATGTATGGTAA
- the GEM1 gene encoding ERMES complex Ca(2+)-binding regulatory GTPase gem1 (COG:V; TransMembrane:1 (o666-689i); EggNog:ENOG503NUWP; BUSCO:EOG0926133I), whose translation MRQEIRLVLAGDSGVGKSTLVTSLIKEIFVDDVQPVVPEITLPLDVSPEGVLTKIVDTCAAGDFHERFETELRRANVIALVYSVMDTDSFERIPSYWLPYIRSLGINVPVILVGNKVDLRSNDLANEELEEEIAPVMSDFKEVETCIECSAKQLLNVSEVFFYAQKAVLYPTAPLYDSRLHVLKPACVDALHTIFQLCDTDKDGVLSDVELNEFQRLCFKAPLQLEELEGIRALVSDGTSGLDGDPALRDGALTLAGFLYLHTLFIQRGRLETTWTVLWTFGYGMDLTLTNAYVYPHFVIPPGCAAELSPNGYQFLTEVFKAHDKDHDGALSATELAALFATAPGKNHPWGANFPASTETDEAGAVTLQGWLAQWSMTTLLEHRTTLAYLAYLGYPLFANPFSNTSLPGSGTVSPHGANMGMYTSASPTSYAWMDGTAVSTRPRQDERLTPATTALKLVRPRKAADRKKSGADRCNVFLALVLGAPGSGKTALLCSLLGKPFQTKYTPTNKLFRAVNAVEEGGAEQYLVLQEYGSHQEAEALRSPSKLANVSAIVYVYDSSDTNSFSYITNLRQQFPHLSTLPSLFVATKADLDLVQQRHEVQPDVYCRKLGLRIPHLGAGPLNVSVRQHQVAGLYSLLLSIAANPRGAVPQHSSSLSYARMRWKMAAYVFLALFGATGTAWAVLRIFFSRGPSLASLASAKAGSWFAPLWGGAARSEL comes from the coding sequence atgcggcagGAAATCCGTCTTGTGCTTGCTGGGGACAGTGGTGTGGGAAAATCGACTCTTGTGACATCTCTTATCAAGGAAATATTTGTGGATGACGTGCAGCCGGTTGTACCGGAGATTACATTACCACTGGACGTCTCCCCCGAAGGCGTGCTGACGAAAATTGTCGATACGTGTGCTGCGGGGGACTTTCATGAGCGTTTTGAGACAGAGCTTCGCAGGGCAAACGTGATTGCGTTGGTGTACTCTGTGATGGACACGGATTCGTTTGAGCGCATTCCATCCTACTGGCTTCCCTATATCCGTTCCCTTGGCATCAATGTGCCAGTAATCCTTGTGGGCAACAAGGTGGACCTGCGTTCGAATGATCTTGCCAATGAGGAGCTGGAGGAAGAGATTGCGCCTGTAATGTCTGATTTCAAAGAGGTTGAGACGTGCATTGAGTGCAGCGCGAAACAGCTGCTCAATGTCAGCGAAGTCTTTTTTTACGCCCAAAAAGCAGTGTTGTACCCCACAGCGCCATTGTACGATTCGCGCTTACATGTTCTTAAGCCCGCATGTGTGGATGCATTACATACCATATTCCAGCTTTGCGATACTGACAAAGACGGCGTGTTGTCCGACGTGGAGCTGAACGAGTTTCAACGCCTGTGTTTCAAGGCCCCTCTTCAGCTCGAGGAACTGGAGGGAATTCGTGCCCTGGTGTCCGATGGCACAAGTGGCCTGGACGGCGACCCAGCATTGCGGGACGGCGCGCTGACGCTTGCTGGCTTTTTGTAtctgcacacgctcttCATTCAGCGCGGTCGTTTAGAAACCACATGGACCGTATTGTGGACGTTTGGGTACGGCATGGACCTAACTCTCACCAACGCTTACGTGTATCCGCACTTTGTCATTCCTCCAGGGTGTGCTGCGGAGCTTTCTCCGAATGGATACCAGTTCCTAACCGAGGTATTTAAAGCGCACGACAAGGACCACGACGGTGCGCTGAGCGCAACGGAACTGGCCGCCCTCTTTGCCACTGCACCCGGCAAAAATCATCCTTGGGGCGCGAATTTTCCTGCAAGCACAGAGACAGACGAGGCTGGGGCTGTGACGCTCCAGGGCTGGCTTGCACAATGGAGTATGACgacgctgctcgagcatcgTACCACGCTCGCCTACTTGGCGTACCTTGGCTACCCACTCTTTGCAAACCCCTTTTCTAACACAAGCTTGCCAGGAAGCGGCACCGTCTCGCCACACGGCGCGAACATGGGGATGTACACGAGTGCATCCCCTACTTCTTATGCATGGATGGACGGTACTGCCGTCTCTACACGTCCGCGCCAAGATGAACGACTCACGCCTGCAACCACCGCGCTAAAACTTGTGCGGCCCCGTAAGGCAGCTGACCGGAAAAAGAGCGGTGCGGACCGGTGCAATGTCTTTttggcgcttgtgcttggTGCGCCGGGCAGCGGAAAAACTGCACTGCTCTGCAGTCTGCTCGGTAAACCATTCCAGACCAAGTACACGCCCACAAACAAGCTCTTCCGCGCCGTCAATGCCGTGGAGGAGGGCGGTGCCGAGCAGTACCTTGTGCTACAGGAGTACGGGTCGCACCAGGAAGCAGAAGCACTGCGCAGTCCGTCCAAGCTCGCGAATGTGAGCGCGATCGTGTACGTGTACGACTCGAGTGATACCAATTCTTTTTCCTACATTACCAATTTGCGGCAGCAATTTCCGCACCTGTCCACACTACCATCCCTGTTTGTAGCCACCAAGGCAGACTTGGACctcgtgcagcagcgccatgaAGTGCAGCCAGATGTGTACTGCAGAAAACTCGGTCTGCGTATTCCACACCTTGGCGCGGGGCCGCTAAATGTGAGTGTGCGACAGCACCAGGTGGCAGGGCTCTACAGCTTGCTCCTGTCCATTGCTGCGAATCCGCGCGGGGCTGTGCCGCAGCATAGCAGTTCGCTGAGCTACGCGCGTATGCGGTGGAAGATGGCTGCGTACGTCTTTCTCGCCTTGTTTGGCGCGACTGGCACGGCGTGGgcagtgctgcgcatctTTTTTTCGCGGGGGCCTTCTTTAGCAAGCctggcgagcgcaaaggCTGGCAGCTGGTTTGCGCCATTGtggggcggcgctgcgcgtagCGAACTCTGA
- the HUL5 gene encoding HECT-type E3 ubiquitin transferase (COG:O; EggNog:ENOG503NTYZ) has product MEFNFTGSSRPQRRINLGTGTEKSAANLAALAREQRANRALQRQQVKSAVRIQAVYRRYAVAKRVREECMKEYIEEIKIHDGHYTPHTWRHLTRLLACSLHRATPTEVLARAPSLTAWALHVAQHPWTMGIGDDESEKDWHALLAWVVHLVLHILVHRAAAMSQADIHVWIQFLNALLVPQANVELQQALLRSMLFWGLYRALQAAMLALPSEQSHTGQLCVTLMLHPFHLLPDAPVTFVKDVQNAPPTTDARSIALRAFVANGLTVPHLLQRVPIDAVAQFTSAFPFAQVMEHIYALGACYRTPGATALANNPIHSPYLLGNLLVLCQNRVPLLRTSAELSSYLDALVLLQDALPSTAFVAPEDTNASSEHASTTSITETDEQNSPTQHPTDAASVNIPLCTLPLDPNTYRNLRIVVSEAHLHAIMAASVRFSHARPALCAFLLAALQSWPSAEREVVLNTVLYGYDSHTARNAAPAQRPSVGSLVRELWRGWTRASPFAKHLSPINPIARVAETRAVLLNPAFARDWAIFTVLCALYSRTLMTMGDDEFYPSSKLDAENAARNPLTLDELVTISSLLRNIAFTLYWHEDLQYHAEHDLLLPGARRRLPHLRAMITELLQQLHTRDSRRRFTPDAHWHMLSQQDLASFIESVVWEERSLMASSEEEGFNLQSRRSATLSARTVAFINPRLGVLNNIPFVIPFDVRVEIFRHFVRSDSERLGISRDIYAWQSQRRVTIRRGAIAEDGMAQLNALGPHLKGPLQIVFVDQWGMQEDGIDGGGVFKEFLTSLVQEVFHTDRGLWCVNQRQELYPNPHSYAQRPEQLNWYAFLGRIIGKALYEGILVDAKFASFFLGKWLGHQSYLDDLASLDSLDRELYKGLIVLKNYTGNVENDFALNFTVTDEEFGATRTTELIPGGTDISVTRSNRLSYIYHVTRYRLSKQIEPQCRAFFDGLSELIDPRWLRLLNREELHVLVSGAEKPIDLDNLREHTLYGGFHEKDLAITFFWEALASLDQDSRRAFLRFVTSSPNPPLRGFVELNPKFAIRNAGDDVSRLPTASTCVNLLKLPAYTSKEQALEKLRYAIHSQAGFDLE; this is encoded by the coding sequence ATGGAGTTCAACTTTACAGGATCGTCCCGGCCACAGCGACGCATCAATTTAGGGACTGGTACAGAAAAATCAGCGGCAAATCTTGCGGCACTGGCTCGCGAGCAACGCGCAAACAGGGCTCTCCAACGGCAGCAGGTAAAGTCTGCGGTACGCATCCAAGCAGTGTACCGCCGCTATGCTGTGGCGAAACGCGTGCGTGAAGAGTGCATGAAAGAGTATATCGAAGAGATCAAAATACATGACGGTCACTACACGCCACACACATGGCGCCACCTCACCCGCCTGCTCGCTTGCTcactgcaccgcgccaCACCGACAGAAGTGTTGGcccgcgcgccgagtctGACAGCCTGGGCACTCCATGTAGCCCAACATCCATGGACTATGGGAATAGGCGATGATGAAAGCGAGAAAGATTGGCACGCTTTGCTCGCGTGGGTCGTGCACCTTGTTTTGCACATTCTGGtccaccgcgccgcggcaatgTCACAAGCAGACATCCACGTGTGGATCCAGTTCCTGAACGCGTTACTGGTGCCACAAGCAAATGTGGAGCTACAGCAAGCACTGCTGCGGTCGATGCTTTTCTGGGGATTgtaccgtgcgctgcaagctgcTATGCTCGCTTTGCCATCGGAGCAGTCGCATACGGGACAACTGTGTGTAACGCTCATGTTGCACCCTTTTCACCTCCTGCCCGATGCGCCAGTCACATTTGTGAAAGACGTGCAGAATGCACCGCCTACTACAGACGCACGCTCCATTGCACTGCGTGCTTTCGTCGCGAATGGCCTCACCGTGCCGCATCTCTTGCAGCGTGTACCCATCGACGCTGTCGCGCAATTCACATCGGCCTTTCCATTCGCACAAGTGATGGAGCATATATACGCGCTCGGAGCATGCTACCGAACACCCGGAGCCACGGCACTTGCAAACAACCCAATCCACTCGCCGTACTTGCTGGGCAACCTGCTTGTGCTTTGCCAAAATCGCGTGCCTTTGCTACGTACCAGTGCAGAGCTTTCCTCTTACTTGGACGCGCTTGTCTTGCTTCAGGATGCTTTGCCCAGCACAGCTTTTGTGGCGCCAGAGGATACCAATGCAAGTTCCGAGCATGCTTCCACAACATCGATAACGGAAACGGACGAGCAAAACTCGCCCACTCAACACCCAACCGACGCAGCTAGCGTCAACATTCCGCTGTGCACACTGCCGCTCGATCCAAATACATACCGCAATTTGCGCATCGTGGTCTCCGAGGCGCACCTACATGCTATAATGGCCGCATCCGTGCGCTTTTCCCATGCTCGCCCTGCGCTCTGCGCATTTCTGCTCGCTGCACTACAATCGTGGCCGagtgcggagcgcgaggtGGTGCTGAATACGGTTTTGTACGGCTACGACTCGCACACTGCGCGAAATGCAGCTCCAGCACAACGCCCCAGTGTAGGTTCGTTGGTGCGCGAGCTCTGGCGCGGCtggacgcgcgcaagtcctTTCGCCAAGCATCTCAGCCCGATTAATCCAATCGCCCGCGTCGCTGAGACGCGTGCAGTACTCCTCAACCCTGCCTTTGCACGAGACTGGGCCATTTTCACAGTCCTGTGCGCGCTATACAGTCGTACACTCATGACCATGGGCGATGACGAATTTTACCCTTCGTCCAAGCTGGATGCGGAAAACGCCGCACGGAATCCGCTCACGCTAGACGAGCTTGTCACGATTAGCAGTTTGCTGCGAAACATTGCTTTTACGCTGTATTGGCATGAAGATTTGCAGTATCACGCCGAGCATGACCTACTTCTTCCTGGCGCGCGAAGACGATTGCCGCATCTGCGAGCCATGATCACAGAACTTCTTCAGCAGCTTCACACGCGCGATTCCCGTCGTCGCTTCACACCCGATGCGCATTGGCACATGCTCAGCCAGCAGGATCTTGCATCCTTTATTGAGTCCGTCGTCTGGGAAGAGCGGAGCTTAATGGCGTCTAGTGAGGAGGAGGGGTTCAATTTGCAATCTCGGCGCAGTGCCACGCtttctgcacgcacagtGGCATTTATCAACCCAAGACTTGGCGTGCTGAACAACATTCCCTTTGTTATTCCCTTTGATGTGCGTGTGGAAATATTCCGCCACTTTGTGCGGAGCGACAGCGAGCGCCTGGGCATCAGTCGCGACATTTATGCGTGGCAAAGCCAGCGCAGGGTCACGatccgccgcggcgctaTTGCCGAAGATGGCATGGCACAGCTCAACGCGCTTGGCCCACATCTCAAAGGACCGCTTCAGATCGTATTTGTCGACCAATGGGGCATGCAAGAGGATGGCATtgacggcggcggcgtcttTAAAGAGTTCCTTACCTCCCTTGTCCAAGAAGTATTCCACACAGACCGCGGCTTGTGGTGTGTCAACCAGCGCCAGGAACTATACCCAAATCCCCACAGctacgcgcagcgccctgAGCAGCTTAATTGGTACGCATTTTTGGGGCGCATCATTGGCAAGGCATTGTACGAAGGCATTCTTGTCGATGCCAAGTTTGCAAGCTTCTTTCTGGGCAAATGGCTTGGCCACCAAAGCTACCTCGACGACCTAGCCAGCCTTGACAGCCTTGACCGTGAACTGTACAAAGGGCTGATTGTGCTAAAAAATTATACGGGCAACGTGGAAAATGACTTTGCCCTCAACTTTACCGTTACGGACGAAGAGTTTGGCGCGACACGCACCACAGAGCTTATTCCCGGCGGTACCGACATTTCTGTGACGCGTAGCAACCGTTTGTCGTATATTTATCACGTCACGCGTTATCGTCTCAGCAAGCAGATCGAGCCGCAGTGTCGCGCATTTTTCGACGGCCTCTCTGAGCTGATCGATCCGCGCTGGCTGCGCCTTTTGAACCGCGAAGAACTGCACGTGTTGGTATCTGGCGCAGAGAAACCCATCGACTTGGACAACCTACGCGAGCATACGCTTTACGGTGGCTTTCACGAAAAGGATCTTGCCATCACCTTTTTCTGGGAGGCACTTGCGTCGCTCGATCAGGACTCGCGCAGAGCATTTCTACGCTTCGTTACTTCCTCGCCGAATCCACCGCTGCGTGGCTTTGTGGAACTGAACCCCAAGTTTGCTATTCGGAATGCGGGCGACGACGTGTCGCGGTTGCCTACGGCCAGCACTTGCGTAAATTTGCTAAAACTACCTGCCTATACCTCGAAAGAGCAAGCACTGGAAAAACTGCGCTATGCTATTCACAGCCAAGCAGGCTTCGACCTAGAGTAG